A region from the Spirochaeta thermophila DSM 6192 genome encodes:
- a CDS encoding Trp family transcriptional regulator — translation MGKNDVRNYYNELVEAIASVDDPEKLARFFDELFTPAERARFALRWELMVLLAHGYTQREVADRLGVSLCKVTRGAKILKNPSSVTWELLERMEEAHAKKNPAQ, via the coding sequence ATGGGAAAAAACGATGTACGCAACTACTACAACGAGCTCGTGGAGGCCATCGCCTCGGTCGATGACCCGGAGAAGCTCGCCCGTTTCTTCGATGAGCTCTTCACCCCTGCCGAACGCGCCCGCTTCGCCCTCAGGTGGGAGCTCATGGTGCTCCTCGCGCACGGGTACACCCAGCGCGAGGTGGCCGACCGTCTGGGGGTGAGCCTGTGCAAGGTGACGAGGGGAGCGAAGATCCTCAAGAATCCTTCCTCGGTCACGTGGGAACTGCTCGAACGTATGGAGGAAGCGCATGCAAAGAAAAATCCTGCTCAGTGA
- a CDS encoding SDH family Clp fold serine proteinase: MDLWWLFWLFLIISSLQPVVRQNMLETARLRALRTLERKRKSRVITLIHRQETMGFLGFPLVRYIDIDDSEAVLRAIKMTDDDVPIDLILHTPGGLVVAAEQIAYALKKHPAKVTVFVPHYAMSGGTLIALAADEVVMDENAVLGPVDPQIGQQPAASILKVLERKPIAEVDDETIILADVAEKAICQVKRVVKTLLEGRLPGDKAEEIATRLATGEFTHDYPITVDEARELGLTVSTEMPAEVYEIMALYPQTAQRRPSVEYIPSPRTKEGGTPRFRNGSSRT, encoded by the coding sequence ATGGACTTGTGGTGGCTGTTCTGGCTGTTTCTCATCATCTCCTCCCTTCAGCCGGTCGTCAGGCAGAACATGCTGGAGACCGCCCGCCTGAGGGCCCTGAGAACCCTCGAGCGGAAGCGCAAGAGCAGGGTCATCACCCTCATCCATCGCCAGGAGACCATGGGGTTTCTCGGGTTTCCTCTCGTGAGGTACATCGACATCGACGACTCCGAGGCCGTGCTCAGGGCCATCAAGATGACCGACGACGATGTCCCGATCGACCTCATCCTCCACACCCCGGGAGGCCTCGTGGTCGCCGCCGAGCAGATCGCCTACGCCCTGAAGAAGCATCCGGCGAAGGTCACGGTCTTTGTCCCCCACTATGCGATGTCGGGCGGCACGCTCATCGCCCTGGCCGCCGACGAGGTGGTGATGGACGAGAACGCGGTGCTCGGCCCGGTGGATCCACAGATCGGCCAGCAGCCTGCGGCGAGCATCCTCAAGGTCCTCGAGCGGAAGCCCATCGCCGAGGTGGACGACGAGACCATCATCCTCGCCGACGTGGCGGAGAAGGCCATCTGCCAGGTGAAGCGGGTGGTGAAGACCCTGCTCGAAGGGCGTCTCCCCGGGGACAAGGCAGAGGAGATCGCCACCAGGCTCGCCACCGGCGAGTTCACGCACGACTATCCCATCACCGTGGACGAGGCCCGCGAGCTGGGGCTCACCGTGAGCACCGAGATGCCGGCCGAGGTGTACGAGATCATGGCCCTCTACCCCCAGACCGCACAGAGGAGGCCCTCGGTGGAGTACATCCCCTCGCCCAGGACGAAAGAGGGGGGAACTCCCCGGTTCAGGAACGGATCGTCGCGCACATGA
- a CDS encoding rhomboid family intramembrane serine protease produces MLPIKDTVRSWSFPWVNWGLIVTNVLVFLWMAGLGPEAEFVVGRWGLVPARVVGSGHPGVFVQFITAMFLHGGWAHLFSNMLALYIFGDNVEDRLGSVRYLAFYLLSGIAASVTHIALFPDSPVPMVGASGAISGVLAAYVLMFPRARVITLIPLFFLPMFVEIPALFYIGGWFLSQLLNGFATIVTGVGAFGGVAWWAHVGGFVAGALMLPAFRARTYRRRVFRDEYFPW; encoded by the coding sequence ATGCTGCCGATCAAGGATACCGTGCGCTCGTGGTCGTTCCCCTGGGTGAACTGGGGACTCATCGTCACGAACGTCCTCGTCTTCCTCTGGATGGCGGGGCTGGGACCCGAAGCGGAGTTCGTGGTGGGGAGGTGGGGGCTCGTTCCCGCCCGGGTGGTGGGAAGCGGGCACCCGGGCGTGTTCGTGCAGTTCATCACCGCCATGTTCCTCCACGGCGGATGGGCGCACCTGTTCAGCAACATGCTCGCCCTCTACATCTTCGGCGACAACGTGGAGGACAGGCTCGGGAGCGTCCGCTACCTCGCCTTCTACCTGCTCTCCGGGATCGCGGCCTCGGTCACGCACATCGCCCTCTTCCCCGACTCACCCGTCCCCATGGTGGGGGCGAGCGGCGCCATAAGCGGGGTGCTCGCAGCCTACGTGCTCATGTTCCCCCGGGCGAGGGTGATCACCCTCATCCCGCTCTTCTTCCTCCCCATGTTCGTGGAGATCCCCGCCCTCTTCTACATAGGAGGGTGGTTCCTCTCCCAGCTCCTCAACGGGTTCGCCACCATCGTCACCGGGGTGGGGGCCTTCGGAGGCGTGGCGTGGTGGGCCCACGTGGGAGGATTCGTCGCAGGAGCGCTCATGCTCCCCGCCTTCAGGGCCCGCACCTACAGGCGCCGGGTCTTCCGCGACGAGTACTTCCCCTGGTAG
- a CDS encoding CDGSH iron-sulfur domain-containing protein has protein sequence MSEKKGPIEVKEHPGVVHYCMCGKSTTLPYCDGKSHEGTGFTPYEYEVEKEEVVRLCTCGQSSNKPFCDGTHMLCP, from the coding sequence ATGAGCGAGAAGAAAGGTCCTATCGAAGTGAAAGAGCATCCGGGGGTGGTCCACTACTGCATGTGCGGGAAGAGCACCACCCTTCCCTACTGCGACGGCAAGAGCCACGAGGGCACGGGTTTCACGCCCTACGAGTACGAGGTGGAAAAGGAAGAGGTGGTGAGGCTGTGCACGTGCGGCCAGTCGAGCAACAAGCCGTTCTGCGACGGCACCCACATGCTCTGTCCCTGA
- a CDS encoding ABC transporter permease → MTYGRMVRAELLSLRRSPLVWLSLLAMGFGTTVVVLLMYLMQHPDLIPSSGLLRTKMALFSTVTTWEGYLAVLTQMTAVAGMVVGGFVASFVFGRDFTYGTYRDLLVAPGGRGLLVHARHTVYFLWSAVLLLEVIVLGLPAGWGLSLPGWGLDVLEAGLARLLVTGALGVALGTVIGCAALFSRGVFGPLGVLVLCVVLGQLFPLVGGGEYFPWSVVAIHSGAAGEEALRLLSPLSYVLVVLTSAAGYAGSLLHWTRADHP, encoded by the coding sequence ATGACCTACGGACGCATGGTTCGGGCAGAACTCCTCTCCCTCCGGAGATCGCCCCTGGTGTGGCTCAGCCTTCTCGCCATGGGGTTCGGTACCACGGTGGTGGTGCTCCTCATGTACCTCATGCAGCACCCCGATCTCATCCCTTCCTCGGGACTCCTGCGGACCAAGATGGCCCTCTTTTCCACCGTCACCACCTGGGAGGGATACCTCGCCGTCCTCACGCAGATGACGGCCGTCGCCGGCATGGTGGTGGGAGGGTTCGTCGCGAGTTTTGTGTTCGGCAGGGACTTCACCTACGGGACCTACCGGGACCTCCTCGTGGCCCCCGGGGGGAGGGGGCTCCTCGTCCACGCCCGGCACACGGTCTACTTTCTCTGGAGCGCGGTGCTCCTCCTCGAGGTGATCGTACTGGGACTGCCCGCCGGGTGGGGGCTTTCCCTTCCCGGGTGGGGTCTCGATGTCCTCGAGGCCGGACTTGCGAGGCTCCTTGTCACGGGTGCGCTCGGGGTGGCCCTGGGCACGGTGATAGGGTGTGCGGCCCTCTTCTCACGCGGGGTCTTCGGCCCCCTGGGTGTACTCGTACTGTGCGTGGTGCTGGGTCAGCTCTTCCCCCTCGTGGGGGGAGGCGAGTACTTCCCCTGGTCGGTGGTGGCCATCCATTCAGGCGCCGCGGGCGAGGAGGCCCTCCGCCTCCTCTCGCCGCTGAGCTATGTGCTGGTGGTCCTCACCTCGGCCGCGGGGTACGCAGGCTCGCTCCTCCACTGGACGAGGGCCGACCACCCCTAG
- a CDS encoding ABC transporter ATP-binding protein translates to MTDLVNARGLGKRFRDVWAVRDLDLVLEPGTIFGFVGLNGAGKTTTIRMLLGMIRPTTGSVSLFGKPLGADPSVFQRVGALVEQAAAYPLLTAEENLRHAALLKGLDPSRAVPEVMEELGLLPYARVQARHLSQGNRQRLALAKAFLGDPRLLLLDEPGNGLDPAGIVELRAMLRKRADEGAAVLVSSHMLDELSRVADHIGIIHRGRMVAQFSGKELDTQVTRSLVITTVDDGRALAVLRSAGYEAVLDHGRIVCTGEAALGAPERIAALLVHEGVPPRTMELRQESLEALFMRLIGQEVPV, encoded by the coding sequence ATGACTGACCTGGTGAACGCCCGGGGACTCGGGAAGCGGTTCCGCGATGTCTGGGCCGTCCGGGACCTCGATCTCGTCCTCGAGCCGGGGACGATCTTCGGATTCGTCGGCCTCAACGGCGCCGGCAAGACCACCACCATCCGTATGCTCCTCGGGATGATCCGACCCACCACCGGGAGCGTCTCCCTCTTCGGGAAGCCCCTCGGCGCCGACCCCTCGGTCTTCCAGAGAGTGGGTGCCCTCGTGGAGCAGGCCGCGGCCTATCCGCTCCTCACCGCCGAGGAAAACCTGCGTCACGCCGCCCTCCTCAAAGGCCTCGACCCCTCCCGTGCGGTGCCCGAGGTGATGGAGGAGCTCGGCCTCCTGCCCTATGCCCGCGTCCAGGCCCGTCACCTCTCCCAGGGAAACCGCCAGCGTCTCGCACTCGCCAAGGCCTTCCTTGGGGATCCCCGACTCCTCCTCCTGGACGAGCCGGGCAATGGACTCGACCCGGCCGGGATCGTGGAGCTGCGCGCCATGCTCCGGAAGAGGGCGGATGAGGGCGCGGCGGTCCTCGTCTCGAGCCACATGCTCGACGAACTCTCGCGGGTGGCCGACCACATAGGCATCATCCATCGGGGAAGGATGGTCGCGCAGTTCTCCGGAAAGGAACTCGACACACAGGTGACACGCTCGCTGGTGATCACCACCGTGGACGACGGGCGTGCCCTCGCGGTGCTCCGGTCGGCAGGCTACGAGGCGGTCCTGGATCACGGGAGGATCGTGTGTACCGGGGAAGCGGCCCTCGGTGCCCCGGAGCGCATCGCCGCCCTCCTCGTACACGAGGGCGTGCCTCCCAGGACCATGGAGCTCCGACAGGAGAGCCTCGAGGCCCTCTTCATGCGACTCATCGGCCAGGAGGTTCCAGTATGA
- a CDS encoding TetR/AcrR family transcriptional regulator, protein MQYKKDDVRMRILRAAQEEFMEHGFSGASMRRIARLAGTSTSNLYTYFPSKEALFEALVGDLYASLLDLFRHHHEEGWHGPAWAEGEKLEGFRSFFDFIVDQRIPLVLLCKKSEGSPFAGTLPRFVQAMAGNILHHLAEDGTLDRTLHEPLAWALSRAFWEGLLSLLETELDEHVLTPLVFTYVVRSTVGGWFRGDEALSFLSRLEEPHIDAEEEP, encoded by the coding sequence GTGCAGTATAAAAAGGACGATGTGCGCATGCGTATCCTGAGGGCGGCGCAGGAGGAGTTCATGGAACACGGGTTTTCGGGCGCATCGATGCGCCGCATCGCCCGTCTCGCCGGCACCTCGACCTCCAACCTCTACACCTACTTCCCCTCGAAGGAGGCCCTCTTCGAGGCCCTCGTGGGAGACCTCTACGCCTCGCTCCTCGACCTCTTCCGCCATCACCATGAGGAGGGGTGGCACGGCCCCGCATGGGCCGAGGGTGAGAAGCTCGAGGGCTTCCGATCCTTCTTCGACTTCATCGTGGACCAACGGATCCCGCTCGTCCTCCTGTGCAAGAAGAGCGAAGGCAGCCCCTTCGCAGGCACGCTCCCTCGCTTCGTCCAGGCCATGGCGGGCAACATCCTCCACCACCTTGCGGAGGACGGGACCCTCGACCGGACGCTCCACGAGCCCCTCGCATGGGCGCTCTCCCGCGCCTTCTGGGAGGGGCTCCTCTCCCTCCTCGAGACGGAACTCGACGAACACGTGCTCACACCCCTCGTCTTCACCTATGTGGTGAGGAGCACGGTGGGGGGCTGGTTCAGGGGGGACGAGGCACTCTCGTTCCTCTCCCGCCTCGAGGAGCCACACATCGACGCCGAGGAGGAACCATGA
- a CDS encoding THUMP domain-containing class I SAM-dependent RNA methyltransferase: MEGLPDYTRTPAFERRVRRHVKAQEHRIFVEGVEAFLPELEAELVALGYAPVREQGGFGVRGRQEDVYRLNLHLAVASRVWIETASFHATATEGVFRGAARVPWEVFLNPLLPIRVEARLVHSPIGHEGRAAGAVRDAVAHRFREAVGTAVRWDEGTGGAWVQRVRLVGVRNRCRILLDTTGPALSFRGYRVVQGEAPLREHLAAGVVRRALRVCGAWPRVPDDLVVADPFCGSGTLAVEAAFVVYGVAPGRGRGFLFERMPWHREGAWGFVRRMAGGEAKGGRVIAGDVDGEAVEAARANARRAGVESGIRFLQRDFFALDAGQLGSERGLLVSNLPYGGRLPLPRDLHSHVLRHFVQAFPGWRGLFLLPSRLGSAFPPGLSMRLVARFNHGGIPVSALYVGPRRVDSDSKA, translated from the coding sequence ATGGAGGGACTTCCCGACTATACGCGCACCCCGGCCTTCGAGCGGCGGGTAAGGCGTCACGTGAAGGCACAGGAGCACCGCATCTTCGTGGAGGGGGTGGAGGCGTTTCTCCCCGAGCTCGAGGCGGAGCTGGTAGCCCTGGGGTATGCGCCCGTACGGGAGCAGGGGGGATTCGGGGTGCGGGGACGGCAGGAGGATGTGTACCGCCTCAACCTCCACCTCGCGGTGGCCTCCCGGGTCTGGATCGAGACGGCTTCGTTCCACGCGACGGCCACGGAGGGGGTCTTCCGAGGGGCGGCGCGGGTGCCGTGGGAGGTCTTCCTCAACCCGCTCCTCCCGATACGCGTGGAGGCACGGCTCGTACACAGTCCGATCGGCCACGAGGGTCGGGCGGCGGGGGCGGTGCGGGATGCGGTGGCGCACCGGTTCAGGGAGGCGGTGGGGACCGCGGTGCGCTGGGACGAGGGGACCGGGGGAGCGTGGGTGCAGCGGGTGCGGCTGGTGGGGGTGCGCAACCGGTGCCGCATCCTCCTGGATACGACGGGGCCTGCCCTCTCGTTCCGCGGCTACCGGGTGGTGCAGGGCGAGGCGCCGCTCAGGGAGCACCTGGCGGCCGGGGTGGTGCGGCGGGCGCTGAGGGTGTGCGGCGCATGGCCGCGGGTGCCGGATGACCTGGTGGTGGCGGATCCGTTCTGCGGGTCCGGCACGCTCGCGGTGGAGGCGGCCTTCGTGGTGTACGGGGTGGCGCCGGGGAGGGGAAGGGGGTTCCTGTTCGAGCGGATGCCCTGGCACAGGGAGGGCGCGTGGGGCTTCGTACGGAGGATGGCGGGAGGGGAGGCGAAAGGGGGTCGGGTGATCGCGGGGGATGTGGACGGCGAGGCGGTGGAGGCGGCGCGGGCGAATGCACGCCGGGCGGGAGTCGAAAGCGGGATCCGCTTCCTCCAGAGGGACTTCTTCGCCCTGGACGCGGGGCAACTGGGGAGCGAGCGGGGCCTCCTCGTGAGCAACCTGCCGTACGGCGGACGCCTCCCCCTTCCCCGGGACCTTCACTCACACGTGCTCCGCCACTTCGTGCAGGCCTTCCCCGGCTGGCGGGGGCTCTTCCTCCTTCCCTCACGCCTCGGGTCGGCCTTCCCTCCGGGGCTCTCGATGCGCCTCGTGGCCCGATTCAACCACGGGGGCATACCCGTCTCTGCGCTCTACGTCGGTCCACGGCGGGTGGACAGCGATTCCAAAGCGTAG
- a CDS encoding Fur family transcriptional regulator, which produces MNRKAEALREKDAVAVLREHGIKVSHQRVLILEYLLEHDTHPTVDTIYQDLLPHVPGLSKTTVYNTVRLFVEKGIAQELTIEGTEFRYDIADPSHAHFKCVRCGALYDLPLPQELSAALTVPPGFRLEESHLYLKGLCPSCTRTN; this is translated from the coding sequence ATGAACAGAAAAGCAGAGGCCTTACGGGAAAAAGATGCAGTGGCCGTCCTCAGGGAACACGGGATAAAGGTCTCCCACCAGAGGGTCCTCATCCTCGAGTACCTGCTCGAGCACGACACGCATCCTACGGTGGATACCATCTATCAGGACCTCCTCCCCCACGTCCCCGGACTCTCCAAGACCACCGTCTACAATACGGTGAGGCTCTTCGTCGAGAAGGGCATCGCCCAGGAGCTCACCATAGAGGGGACGGAATTCCGCTACGACATCGCCGACCCATCCCATGCCCATTTCAAGTGTGTGCGCTGTGGCGCCCTCTACGACCTCCCCCTCCCTCAGGAACTCTCCGCAGCGCTCACGGTTCCTCCCGGTTTCAGACTCGAGGAATCGCACCTCTACCTCAAGGGACTCTGTCCCTCCTGCACACGCACGAATTGA
- a CDS encoding Dps family protein: protein MATVSYPETARFLNEYLADLSVLYQKLRSFHWNVEGPVFFTLHAKTEEYYDEVAEEIDEVAERILMIGSRPVSTLKEYLERASLKEAPAKAYRAEEIVGHLVQDFSTLVEALHRGIAVAEKEGDPGTVDLLTGSLQRYEKELWMLKSFSA, encoded by the coding sequence ATGGCTACCGTATCCTATCCCGAAACCGCACGGTTTCTCAACGAGTACCTCGCCGATCTCTCGGTGCTCTACCAGAAACTCAGATCCTTCCACTGGAACGTGGAGGGCCCGGTCTTCTTCACCCTCCACGCAAAGACCGAGGAGTACTACGACGAGGTCGCCGAGGAGATAGACGAGGTGGCGGAGCGCATCCTCATGATCGGCTCCAGGCCCGTCTCCACGCTCAAGGAGTACCTCGAGAGGGCATCCCTCAAGGAGGCCCCCGCAAAGGCGTACCGAGCCGAGGAGATCGTGGGACACCTGGTGCAGGACTTCTCCACCCTGGTGGAGGCCCTGCATCGGGGGATCGCCGTGGCCGAAAAGGAAGGTGACCCGGGCACGGTGGACCTGCTGACCGGATCGCTCCAGCGCTACGAGAAGGAGCTCTGGATGCTCAAGTCCTTCTCGGCCTGA
- a CDS encoding extracellular solute-binding protein has product MKKALIVLLCLLTAVSFAFAEGQGEKGGKAAPTAGTDELVNGRFTTTRTITVEIWDRGGTPADDNIWTDYIKEGMLRDHNVEVIFKPVPRWQEVQVLNNLLAAGEAPDVCYTYDYPTIQTYANMGGVLDLAPLLDQYKPQLKALWDLLGDEFIYFDQDPVTGTLWAIEGIRKPITGTVTFIRQDWLKKLGLKEPTTRQEFERTIRAFRDNAETLLGKDADKMIPFLLTVDVAWYARNLIWSFIPDKISDEEYYIYGFDDRNLLHPGTKEAIRLLNKWYNEGLIWKDFPLYPVGDPTADNLAKAGYVGSFIQNHDYPYRGGEDSIHANLKRIVGPDAAFVAIDTFKNDAGKYRKYSGIPVDRKIFFPASNKEPLASLLYVNWISDPAKRRFLQIGQEGVHHEVLADGSIRMLKVEGELAMHGPFNYDYTITLNGLDLGDPEITRKSMALGYPEVEPEFIVRSLDLWSKDLRLIKRFNVGEIKAEEGMGPALSEKRNNLLVQSVIAKPSDFDRVFDQGMRDYLSSGGQAIIDERKAKLEQFYGYKGK; this is encoded by the coding sequence ATGAAAAAGGCATTGATCGTGCTTCTGTGCCTCCTCACGGCGGTCTCCTTCGCCTTCGCGGAAGGACAAGGGGAGAAGGGCGGCAAGGCCGCGCCGACGGCGGGCACGGATGAGCTGGTGAACGGCCGGTTCACCACGACGCGGACGATCACGGTGGAGATCTGGGATCGTGGTGGTACCCCCGCCGACGACAACATCTGGACCGACTACATCAAGGAAGGGATGCTCCGGGATCACAACGTGGAAGTGATCTTCAAGCCCGTACCGCGCTGGCAGGAGGTGCAGGTGCTCAACAACCTGCTCGCTGCGGGTGAGGCCCCTGACGTGTGTTACACCTATGACTATCCCACCATCCAGACCTATGCGAACATGGGTGGTGTGTTGGATCTGGCTCCGCTGCTCGACCAGTACAAGCCCCAGTTGAAGGCTCTCTGGGATCTCCTGGGTGACGAGTTCATCTACTTCGATCAGGATCCGGTCACCGGCACCCTGTGGGCCATCGAGGGGATCCGTAAGCCGATCACCGGCACCGTGACCTTCATCCGCCAGGACTGGCTCAAGAAGCTCGGTCTCAAGGAACCCACGACCCGTCAGGAGTTCGAGAGGACGATCAGGGCCTTCCGCGACAATGCGGAGACGCTCCTGGGCAAGGATGCGGACAAGATGATCCCCTTCCTCCTCACGGTGGACGTGGCCTGGTATGCGCGGAACCTCATCTGGTCGTTCATCCCGGACAAGATCTCCGACGAGGAGTACTACATCTATGGATTCGACGACAGGAACCTCCTCCACCCGGGAACCAAGGAGGCCATCCGGCTCCTCAACAAGTGGTACAACGAGGGCCTCATCTGGAAGGACTTCCCGCTCTATCCCGTGGGTGATCCGACCGCTGACAACCTCGCGAAGGCCGGGTACGTGGGGTCGTTCATACAGAACCACGACTACCCCTACCGAGGTGGTGAGGACTCGATCCACGCGAACCTGAAGAGGATCGTGGGGCCCGATGCGGCGTTCGTGGCGATCGACACCTTCAAGAACGACGCCGGCAAGTACAGGAAGTACTCCGGAATCCCGGTTGACCGCAAGATCTTCTTCCCCGCTTCCAACAAGGAACCGCTCGCATCGCTCCTGTACGTGAACTGGATCAGCGATCCCGCGAAGCGGCGCTTCCTCCAGATCGGACAGGAGGGCGTGCACCACGAGGTGCTGGCCGATGGGAGCATCCGGATGCTCAAGGTCGAGGGTGAGCTTGCGATGCACGGCCCCTTCAACTACGACTACACCATCACCCTCAACGGTCTCGATCTCGGCGATCCGGAGATCACCAGGAAGTCCATGGCCCTCGGGTATCCCGAGGTGGAGCCCGAGTTCATCGTGCGCTCCCTCGATCTCTGGTCGAAAGATCTTCGCCTGATCAAGCGGTTCAACGTGGGAGAGATCAAGGCGGAAGAGGGGATGGGTCCCGCCCTCTCCGAGAAGCGCAACAACCTCCTGGTCCAGTCCGTCATCGCCAAGCCGTCGGACTTCGACAGGGTGTTCGATCAGGGTATGAGGGATTATCTCAGCTCCGGAGGGCAGGCCATCATCGACGAGCGTAAGGCCAAACTGGAGCAGTTCTACGGCTACAAGGGGAAGTAG
- a CDS encoding carbohydrate ABC transporter permease produces MRTSRDSRWLDYFAVAVSILVIVVCLLPMVNLLARSLSDSEYLVRGEVGLWPKGLNFEAYRLVLEDTKYTWAFVWTVIITAAGTMLSLFMTAICAYPLTYDHLKGRSVIMSLILFTMYFNAGTIPMYLLLKDIGLLNHPLVLIVPYCLSVFNIILMRNYFYTIPTSLRESAEMDGANPVRILVSIYLPLSLPIIATLALFYAVGRWNTYSDALMFMNKREFYPISLLLYFLIQSVSEVETYSLEGNIPLGLSESLKAAAVMFATVPILLVYPWLQRYFIQGVTLGSIKE; encoded by the coding sequence ATGAGAACGTCACGGGATTCGAGATGGCTCGACTACTTTGCCGTGGCAGTGAGCATCCTGGTCATCGTCGTGTGTCTCCTGCCCATGGTCAATCTGCTCGCAAGGTCTCTGAGCGATTCGGAATATCTGGTGAGGGGAGAGGTAGGGCTCTGGCCGAAGGGGCTCAACTTCGAAGCCTACCGCCTCGTACTCGAGGATACGAAGTACACGTGGGCCTTCGTCTGGACGGTCATCATCACCGCGGCCGGGACCATGCTCTCGCTCTTCATGACGGCGATCTGCGCCTACCCGCTCACCTACGATCATCTCAAGGGACGGAGCGTGATCATGTCCCTCATCCTGTTCACCATGTACTTCAATGCGGGTACCATCCCCATGTACCTGCTGCTCAAGGACATCGGGCTCCTGAATCACCCCCTCGTGCTCATCGTCCCCTACTGCCTGAGCGTCTTCAACATCATCCTCATGAGGAACTACTTCTATACGATACCGACGAGCCTCCGGGAGTCGGCGGAGATGGACGGTGCGAACCCGGTGCGCATACTCGTGAGCATCTACCTGCCGCTCTCCCTGCCGATCATCGCCACCCTCGCGCTCTTCTACGCGGTAGGGAGGTGGAACACCTATTCCGATGCCCTCATGTTCATGAACAAGCGCGAGTTCTATCCCATCTCCCTCCTCCTCTACTTCCTCATCCAGTCGGTGAGCGAGGTGGAGACCTACTCCCTCGAGGGGAACATCCCGCTCGGCCTCAGCGAGAGTCTCAAGGCGGCCGCAGTCATGTTCGCCACGGTCCCGATACTCCTGGTGTATCCGTGGCTCCAGCGTTACTTCATCCAGGGGGTGACACTGGGGTCCATCAAGGAATAG
- a CDS encoding ABC transporter permease: MNRTPSIALKTRDLRTYLSKYWTLYLMLLLPMLYFFIFKYIPMTYIQIAFKKYSIVKSPWEMPWADNHGFEYFIKAFKNRDFLLALRNTLMLNSLDLLFGFPAPIILALILNELPYHRFKRVTQTIAYMPHFLSWVIIAGMALQLLAPNTGLLNIWLKKLGAGPIPFLNDPNYWVGTYVVLGIWQSVGWNTIIYLAAMTSINPELYEAAAIDGAGRLRRIWHVTLPGIRPTIVILLILSLGHLMGSYFDRPYALRNPLVKDVSDVIAIFVYNYGIRGLQFSLTTAVGLFQSVINVMLLVLADRLAKRFGERGIL; the protein is encoded by the coding sequence ATGAACAGAACGCCGAGTATAGCACTGAAGACGAGGGATCTGCGGACCTATCTGAGCAAGTACTGGACGCTCTATCTCATGCTCCTCTTGCCGATGCTGTACTTCTTCATCTTCAAGTACATCCCTATGACCTATATCCAGATCGCCTTCAAGAAGTACAGCATAGTGAAGAGCCCCTGGGAGATGCCCTGGGCCGACAACCACGGGTTCGAGTACTTCATAAAGGCCTTCAAGAACAGGGACTTCCTCCTCGCGCTCCGCAACACCCTCATGCTCAACTCCCTCGATCTCCTCTTCGGGTTCCCGGCGCCCATCATCCTGGCCCTCATCCTGAACGAGCTCCCGTACCACCGCTTCAAGAGGGTCACCCAGACCATCGCCTACATGCCCCACTTCCTTTCATGGGTGATCATCGCCGGGATGGCCCTCCAGCTCCTCGCCCCCAATACGGGTCTCCTCAACATCTGGCTGAAGAAGCTGGGAGCCGGGCCGATACCCTTCCTCAACGACCCGAACTACTGGGTCGGCACCTATGTGGTCCTCGGGATCTGGCAGAGCGTGGGATGGAACACCATCATCTATCTCGCGGCCATGACGAGCATCAACCCCGAGCTCTACGAGGCCGCGGCCATAGACGGGGCCGGGCGGCTCCGCCGTATCTGGCACGTCACCCTGCCCGGAATACGTCCCACCATAGTGATCCTGCTCATCCTCTCCCTGGGACATCTCATGGGGAGCTACTTCGACAGACCCTATGCGCTCCGCAATCCGTTGGTGAAGGACGTCTCGGATGTGATTGCCATCTTCGTGTACAACTACGGCATCCGGGGACTCCAGTTCTCCCTCACCACCGCGGTGGGTCTGTTCCAGTCCGTCATCAACGTGATGCTCCTGGTGCTGGCCGATCGTCTGGCCAAGCGGTTCGGTGAGCGCGGTATTCTCTGA